In the Hordeum vulgare subsp. vulgare chromosome 7H, MorexV3_pseudomolecules_assembly, whole genome shotgun sequence genome, one interval contains:
- the LOC123412159 gene encoding probable galacturonosyltransferase-like 9, producing MRVAGAAVALLFFFLAGEAAALPRFAEAPQYRNGEGCPAPSAAAAGVCDPGLVHIAMTLDAHYLRGSMAAIYSLLRHASCPESLFFHFLAAALGDGELRAALGASFPSLRFEIYPFRAEAVAGLISASVRAALEAPLNYARNHLADLLPPCVPRAIYLDSDVLAVDDVRRLWETRLPAAAVVAAPEYCHANFSRYFTPAFWSDPALGARVFAGRRRPPCYFNTGVMVIDLRRWRAGNYRRRIERWMEIQKEQRIYELGSLPPFLLVFAGEVEAVDLRWNQHGLGGDNVHGSCRPLHDGPVSLMHWSGKGKPWDRLDAGRPCPLDHTWKSYDLYVPGDGSSAASPASGPALSAW from the coding sequence ATGAGGGTGGCCGGGGCAGCCGTGgcgctgctcttcttcttcctggccggcgaggcggcggcgctgcCGAGGTTCGCGGAGGCGCCGCAGTACCGGAACGGGGAGGGGTGCCCGGCGccgtccgcggccgcggccggcgTGTGCGACCCGGGGCTGGTGCACATCGCCATGACCCTCGACGCGCACTACCTGCGGGGCTCCATGGCGGCAATCTACTCGCTGCTCAGGCACGCCTCCTGCCCGGAGTCGCTCTTCTTCCacttcctcgccgccgcgctgGGCGACGGCGAGCTGCGCGCCGCTCTGGGGGCCTCCTTCCCGTCCCTCCGGTTCGAGATCTACCCGTTCCGGGCCGAGGCCGTGGCCGGGCTCATCTCCGCGTCCGTGCGCGCCGCCCTCGAGGCGCCGCTCAACTACGCGCGGAACCACCTCGCCGACCTGCTCCCGCCCTGCGTGCCCCGCGCGATATACCTCGACTCCGACGTCCTGGCTGTCGACGACGTGCGCCGGCTCTGGGAGACccgcctccccgccgccgccgtcgtcgccgcgcCCGAGTACTGCCACGCCAACTTCTCCCGCTACTTCACCCCGGCCTTCTGGTCCGACCCGGCGCTCGGCGCGCGGGTCTTCGCCGGCCGACGCCGCCCGCCCTGCTACTTCAACACCGGCGTCATGGTCATCGACCTCCGGCGCTGGAGGGCCGGCAACTACCGCCGCCGCATCGAGCGCTGGATGGAGATCCAGAAGGAGCAGCGCATCTACGAGCTCGGCTCGCTGCCGCCGTTCCTGCTCGTCttcgccggcgaggtggaggccgtCGACCTCCGCTGGAACCAGCACGGCCTCGGCGGCGACAACGTGCACGGCAGCTGCCGCCCGCTGCACGACGGGCCCGTCAGCCTCATGCATTGGTCGGGCAAGGGCAAGCCGTGGGACCGCCTGGACGCCGGCAGGCCCTGCCCGCTCGACCACACATGGAAGTCCTACGACCTCTACGTCCCCGGCGACGGGAGcagcgccgcctcgccggcctccGGGCCGGCATTGTCGGCTTGGTAG